Part of the Urocitellus parryii isolate mUroPar1 unplaced genomic scaffold, mUroPar1.hap1 Scaffold_107, whole genome shotgun sequence genome, agAGGTAACATTATGTTCTAACTTATAATATgccttaaaataaattacatcaaTATTCCCTTGATTAAAATAAGTTTCCTAGTTAAGTATTATGAAAATATCTTAAGGCCTTATACAATTGAGCATCAGTTAAAATAGCAAAGGCACGATTGTTATACTATCAAtttgtggaacattttttcacttaaaaacaaatttcacagCCTTTATCAAACATAAAAGTATGTATGTCATTGGTTCTGAATTTATTATCTAACATTTCTGTGAGAAAAACAAGGAATTCTTTTTATCTGAATCCTGGCCAGGATTGGttctgaatttattattaaaatttctgtaagaaaaacaaggaattcttttttatcttgtttaCTTTTAGCCACTGTGTTTCTGTTTATAGCATCTGAAATGCTCTCATCAGAACAAAGTCCCCAGAATTGATAAGTCAAATCTCAGGCAGCTAGGTGACTAACAGAGGCCAGAGTCCACTTGAACTGTGCACAATCACAGAGGTCAAGTTTAGATCCACTCCTTCTGACTATTCCTTTTAACTCTGATTTAACAGCATCTCACTAACAGGATTTACCTTCAAACACCAGAAACATGCATTGTGCCATGCAAAAGGCAGAAGCACTAGATGGGAATCACTTGATGCAAATCCTCTGGAATGATGGGACAGAGTCTCTCTACCCAGCTGTATGGCTGCGAGACAACTGCCAGTGCTCCCATTGCTACCTGGATTCTGCAAAAGCACGGAAACTTCTCCTGGAAACCCTTGATGTGAACATTGTTATTAAAGACCTGGAGTTTGACAAAAAAGGTAATAActcttaaaaatcatttccttctcttccaaataaataaaggggctAGTCTAAATTATGTCAAATAActtgtttttatgttattatgtatATTACAACTATAGAATCATGTTAATGTAGTGCTCAATGCAAATTAATCATACTCAGTAAATGAAAGTataagctattattattacttctaccatttttaataaaatctgcaTTATTGCTCATTATTCTTTCCATGAATGGCATTGAAGACACAACTATGTCAGTggttctgagcctcagtttatttatttgtaaactaGGGATTCTAATAAAATTTGTTCATAGTAATGCTGTCAGAACTCAATGAGATAAAATGgcttaaaaagaatattttaacataCTGCTCAACATACAGTGGACACTCAAAAAAATAGtactgatgattttttaaaatttatcattgtatttttttattatttagtagtTGTATAAAGTTTTGCCCTGAAAGAATAGTTCTCAAAACCAAATGAGGCGTGAACAAATTTACCAGAATTCTTATCAGAAGGGAAGGTTTAAGCAGAAAGGGCatccttttctcattcttttatctTTGTCTCAACCTGAGGACCAGGTGTTCTCACttttattagtaatattatttCTGTCTCATTATCATTACTCTTTGTAATACCCTTGCCGGGAATCATAATTACTGTCTAACTTCAGTCTTCACAGAATATTTGGGGATCACAAGTTTAGAGACTGTAGAAAAAGGACTTTGGGTCAAGCCAAATTCTACTTCTTGCACAACTATTTTTGTGGACTCATCCTCAGATGTATTACCTTGACTTGCAAGTGATAACTAGATTCCCTGAATACCTTAAATAGCATTGAGAAATGATGCAACCAGAGAGGACACAATTATTTGGAAGTATAATGTACACTtaggtgatattttctttctattacaAGGTGAATATCACATGGCCAAATGAGCATTGCAGTGAATTTGAAGCTGATTGTCTGAAGAAAAGATGTTTTTCCTGGAAGGCCAGAGCAAAACTTCAAGAAGAATTGTTTTTGCCAGGTAATCCTGCTACAGTCTTCAAAGCCACTTAAAACCATTACTATCAGTAAgggtctttttaaaagaattattttaatcgTACATAATTGGAGAGGGTACTctttgataatttgatacatgtataaatTTCAAATCAGGGTAGTTAGTAATTTTATGGTACATACTTATGAGATGCactatgatattttgatacataaaCGTCCAGATATGATCTGTATTTCTATCTCTTGATCATTACTTTGTAAGGATTTTATGGTAAGGAATTTGCTCATCAACAAATTCAAAccctatgatttttaaaaaataatattgccacttatataaaatgtttaaaatgttaccaCTAAAGATCATTTGggtcaaaatgaaaagaagtacAGAGGAGTTCTAAGACATTGAAAATAGGTGGAACAAAAGAATTGCAGCAGACTGTGTCTTTATTGTCTAAAGTTAAATCTGGCTTCTCACTGGCACTTTATAAGTGTTCCCTGAAAAGGAGCAGGATGAACCAGAGGCAGACTTCtccttaataactttttttttatggctgaagacttccagcttatttatttatttttgaatttttaacatttattttttagtttttggcggacacaacatctttgtttttatgtggtgctgatgatcgaacccaggctgcacgcatgccaggcaagcgcgctaccgcttgagccacatccccagccctctccttaaTCACTTTGTCTTAGTGCCAGAACAACACAAAAAAGCCAAGCAAGAATTCCTAACCTGGTGTCCACAGATAGAATTATGTGATCAATGCACCCACAGAATGGTGACTTACACATTAAGTATAAGTGTGAGTTGAGCGTGACTGAAAGTATATGTGTTCATTTGCACACCAGCACATTTGTCTGGAGAGAGTGTATATGTGTCTCAAGGAGAATCTGTTGccagaaaaaatattcagaaaagcagCAGAGGATGGATTCTGTAGAAAAAAGAGGACTTATTTTTGAGctaatagacaaaataaaatgaaatacctaaaacaaagagaaagataattttaaagtataattgtaGGAGATACAGAATAATAGAGCTAATGCAGAGGCATTCCTGAGGGTGGGAGGAGTGCATGACGTACTCTGCATCTTGAAGATTTGTTACACATGGGTTAAAGGCTAACTATCGTGAACAGggtgatttttgtgtatttgacAGAACCTTGACTAATACGAACACACTAATGTGACATGTTCCCTTAAACTTTTTCTGCTACTATTAACTAGACATATTGAAAGGCTACCCCTTTCAGCAACCTTGTAGAATTGTGTAACACCTCTGTGGGAACTCTTGAGTCAAACACTAAAAAGAGATTTCACCTTACTCTTTCAAATTCTCAAGAATGTGGTAATTATCCATGGTTTTGAATGCTAGACTTAGAATACATTACTGTGCCTGTCACTAATTAATCACTGCACCAGATAGCTTTACCTTTTCCTGTAGTTGTCAGTACTAGGATATGATATAGTCACCTTTGTCTTTAAGCATAGACTAATCTTGTCAAGAATtaattttctctgcttccttagtCTGACCATTCTGTAGATGACAAGGTTTTGTTCTAGTGTTTTGTGTCTAAACCACCAGGAAtccatttttccctctcttcaATCCTGCTAGCTGGTTGAATACACATGAGTATCcagggaaaaatgtttttttttttttttctgctttcttccaatGAGCACATTACTAGATTCTTCAAGGAGTATCCAGTTACACAACTTTATAGAAATTGTCTGGGTCAAATTGTAGTATCTCAAGTgcattatcttttaattattttagatttcttctGGTactcaaagtattttttcttaactGCCCTAATTTTGTAATCCAGTTggattttactttcatttccttCAAGTTCTTCTTCAgattatttaaggaaataaaagccaacattttattattacagCTTAAGCTTTTAAGCACTGTAAAAGGATATGGTCACCCCCTATTAACATTTCTTGATTGCAGTTTTACAGCTTACATTTCTCATTACTATCAGGCAGTAGCAAAGTAGAAATGATACTACACTCAGTTAAGTAGTGGAAAAAACTGATCACAATGACAGGCTGCAATAACAAATAATATAAGGAGAACTGGCTGTCATGTAGACACTGGAAAATActttaatgatttaaaacaagatcagattttcaaaatatgttcccAAGATGTGCAGTTGGTGAGTAAAAGAAGACACTAATGGTTCATTTTGGGGATATTGGTTCTATGGCTTTTTGCCTACAGATTTTGAGACTCTATTTCATTGCCATTGCATATTTTCAAACATCAGTACTCCAGGGCACCTAAAATTGAGTTACATTTGTGGAAGGATTTTGTTTTGAATCTCAATAGCAATGTCTCCTCCTCTGCTTTTCCTAAGAGTGAGGGCcacaggatttttaaaatctggagtCAAGATGCAGGGCACTGGCCTTGATCTTTTCCTGGAATGAGCTGttgaatacaaaattaaaaaggcaaatgaTAATCAGCTGTGGGATGGATTGTGGGACAGTCATGGAACAGACTAACATGGAACAGTCACAGCTAAAAGGAAGATGTGGATAATAATCATTTTTCCTGAATTTCTATTTAGTGGTGTGCCAATTTTGTGCTGGGGAATCTGCAAGAAAataccaaaatagaaaaagcatttgtgtCCATCCTTTAAGACTTATCATGTCTAGTACAGAACAAAGTCATGAAAACAAGTAAGCAGAgtacattaagtatattgaagCATGAAGTGAAGGTAAACGGTGACCCAGAAGAAGGAATTTGAGGAGATGAGGTAATGATGCTTGAGCCAGCTTCTGAAGAATTCATCAATTTTTTAGGCAAAGACAGAAAGTAAGGAAATTCTctacagagggaaaaaagaaaacatgtagaagATCTTTGAAGTGTTAAATAGAGGGATGATTTGGGGAAACTGTTATAACTGTTGGTGAAGTTAAAGCTGCTAGGCAACCCAGGACAGGGAATGGTCCAAACTAGGAAGGGGCTCAAGTGCCCTGCTTGGCCCTCCAcccacagaaaagaaagattcttcCTAACATAGAGTCCAGATATCCCATTACATGAGCATCCCACAGATTCTCATCCTATGAGGTCAAAGAAATGAGCTGAAGATCTTTACAGGTTTAAGATCACCTTAATTTTTTTggctgaattttacatttttggagTTGAGTCAgttgattttaataaaatgaatattatttctcAAATGCCTACAAGTCTGTGAACAGCTAAAATGCTTTGCTTTTGTTGCAGTCTCCCCTCCTGCAGTGTGTGTCTTTGTCCCTGGGTTTGCATTCTTCTTATGAAGAGAGTGAAAGGATCAAATTTGCATTGTAGTCCCAGCTGTGTGTTGCATGGACTGTATGTGGAGAGACAGGGAACAGGGACCCATAGCATGGCCTAGGAATGGTACCATCAGAGACAATGATGACTTAAAGGGAAGAAAGGTTGGGGAAGAATTTGTATTCAAAGAAACATATATTAACATATAGGGTGGGAAGTTGGTGGCCCCATTCTCATCTCTATCAAGTAAAAACTTGACTGATAAAGCCTAGCCTATgaatatttccaaatacatggatGAAAATTGAGGACTTTAAtagaatactaaaaacaaaattgtattatGCAATTGTTTTAACTTctatgaaaaatttcaatataattatACACTCGTTTTTGTGACTGGTAAGCAAGATTGACAGaactaaactggaaaaaaatactatatgaGGTACATAAAATGACTGATCTGCAAatacttattcttttattaatactcagtgtcaaaataaatgaatgtgtgcttttctctttggttttaatCATCTCTTTGAATTGGTACTAAAATATATCAGActctgattttaatatttgttatggaaaattgaattttaaaagttataatttagagaaaatatcttttttttcaatttgagatTATAAGCTCAGATTTCTCAGGACTCCAGGACTAAGCCCTTTATACAGTcaaaagagaacattttcctCTCAATTCTGTATGCCTCTCTTATAGCAGAGCCAGCCTTGGCCATCTACTTAATCCAATGAAAACCCCTCAGTCTATAGCTGTAATCCCTTCCTTTGTTTCAAAAGAACAAGCCACAGAAGTAAAAACTCTCAAGTTACTCTCAGGGCCCTCTAAAATCTACTTGCCTTGCCCACAGCAAGGAAAAACACAGAGCTTTCCTTTCTCAAAGAGAACTCTGTTTACTTGAAGATGAAGATTGTTATTACAGTGTAAAGAACAGGGCTTGTTTGGTTAAGAAGCCGTTTTTACAGAACCTTgtcaaaaagcaaaaatcatgtgtatatgtatttagtTGGAAActaacacacacaataaaaatgtcTAAGCCCATTTGTTATTTTATCCCATCTCTGAGCCTTGACCCATCCATTGTTGGGAGTCTTCGATGGAGCGAGGGGAGTGAGGGTATTTATTTCACGGATTACTGTCCTTGGGGATTATAAACAGAGatggaagattttgtttttcatttctcaggCAGCTTTAACATGTTCCAGGGTCTCCAAGTTACCAGGTCACAACGGCTTCTGAACAACCTTGTCAAACAGCTGCAATTGAGCCACAAGGCCATCTCCCAAATATGCTTATCTCCCCCCCAAAAGAGACCTAATAAAAAAACTTTTCTGAGGTCTCCTTGGCTCATGAGCTGAGTCTCCATTCTGTTGAACCTGTTATATGTACAAAAGGCCTCTTGACTTTTAGATCTTTGGAGTTTTGATAGAATATACCTACCTAGTTATCTGTGAGATTACTCTGTTCCTTGTTGATGTCTTTTAATGTGtcctactttttttctaaattaaatattattttgtattcctaCTTAATTTCCTCATTGTACTTGGTAAACTTAGATAAAATATCTAAAGGATCCAATGTCCTTCTAAGAGACTGGATTGCCCTTGTTCTGTCAGCCCAACAGGGAAGACAGAGCCTGGAGTGATctacattattat contains:
- the LOC144251554 gene encoding gamma-butyrobetaine dioxygenase-like produces the protein MHCAMQKAEALDGNHLMQILWNDGTESLYPAVWLRDNCQCSHCYLDSAKARKLLLETLDVNIVIKDLEFDKKKVNITWPNEHCSEFEADCLKKRCFSWKARAKLQEELFLPEHQYWDSELQLPTLSFEDVLKNNEHAYKWLSSLKKVGIVRLIRASNKQGEVIKLGKRIGFLYLTFYGKPHGKKSLKEEFL